The following are from one region of the Nicotiana tabacum cultivar K326 chromosome 3, ASM71507v2, whole genome shotgun sequence genome:
- the LOC107810938 gene encoding uncharacterized protein LOC107810938, protein MAITNILLIVAALVLPTNARSLSMKATKAEDEQKTLFRRPLPPYLGHGIGRPGFGVGPGFGSGVGGGFGNNPFGGISSGSGLGFGAGTGFGSSIGGAGGFGSGVGFGFGDDGGSSSNGNGVFAGGQGEGDDAAIGNQKP, encoded by the coding sequence ATGGCAATTACCAATATTCTCCTAATTGTTGCTGCACTTGTTTTACCAACAAATGCAAGGAGCCTTTCCATGAAAGCTACAAAAGCCGAAGATGAACAGAAGACGCTTTTTCGCCGCCCTTTACCGCCATACCTTGGTCACGGGATTGGTAGGCCCGGTTTTGGTGTAGGGCCGGGTTTTGGAAGCGGAGTTGGAGGTGGTTTTGGTAATAATCCTTTTGGAGGAATATCTAGTGGAAGTGGATTAGGTTTTGGAGCTGGAACGGGTTTCGGGTCCAGCATTGGTGGTGCCGGAGGTTTCGGGTCTGGTGTAGGTTTTGGTTTTGGTGACGATGGAGGTAGTAGTTCTAATGGTAATGGTGTATTTGCTGGTGGCCAAGGTGAAGGAGATGATGCAGCAATTGGGAATCAAAAACCTTGA